In the genome of Gemmatimonadales bacterium, one region contains:
- a CDS encoding plastocyanin/azurin family copper-binding protein, which translates to MRAMLIAWSVGAGAMGAVPDTQVQVRTFQFREARLDVPVGTRIVWSNQDEIEHTVTSGAPDSADGAFAGQLAGKGSSFVHGFDQPGTYPYYCERHHFMRGEIRVLPDTTGAH; encoded by the coding sequence ATGCGCGCGATGCTGATCGCCTGGTCCGTTGGGGCCGGGGCCATGGGTGCGGTGCCCGACACGCAGGTGCAGGTCCGGACCTTCCAGTTCCGGGAGGCGCGGCTGGACGTCCCTGTCGGCACCAGGATCGTCTGGAGCAATCAGGACGAGATCGAGCACACGGTCACCTCCGGCGCCCCCGACAGTGCCGACGGAGCATTCGCCGGGCAACTCGCCGGCAAGGGCTCGAGCTTCGTTCATGGTTTCGACCAGCCCGGCACCTATCCGTACTACTGCGAGCGGCACCACTTCATGCGCGGCGAAATCCGCGTTCTCCCCGACACCACTGGAGCCCATTAG
- the hutU gene encoding urocanate hydratase, protein MTTLTHPSPITAPTGTTLSCKGWHQEAALRMLMNNLDPAVAERPEDLIVYGGGGKAARNWECYERIVATLRRLNNDETLLVQSGKPVGVFRTHEEAPRVLIANAHLVPRWATWDEFRRLEALGLTMYGQMTAGSWIYIGTQGILQGTYETFAECARQHFGGSLEGRLVVTGGLGGMGGAQPLAATMNGAAFLGVDVDESRIRRRVETRYCDRLEHDLDSALRLVNEARAQRRALSVGLVGNIAEVLPELVRRGVTPDVLTDQTSAHDLRVGYIPTALSLEAAAALRDREPEVYEARALDSMVVHVRAMLDLMARGAVTFDYGNNLRGQVADRRGMPEAFTIPGFVPAFIRPLFCRGAGPFRWAALSGDPDDIAQTDRAVLETFPAKEPLARWIRQAQERVQFQGLPARICWLEYGERAEMGRRFNWLVKRGKVRAPLVIGRDHLDTGSVASPNRETEGMKDGSDAIADWPLLNALLNTACGASWVSLHHGGGVGIGYSIHAGMVVVADGTEMADRRLDRVLTADPGTGVMRHADAGYELAIETAVERGIDLPMVREGREGR, encoded by the coding sequence ATGACCACCCTCACCCACCCGAGTCCGATCACGGCCCCGACCGGCACCACGCTCTCCTGTAAAGGCTGGCACCAGGAGGCGGCGCTCCGAATGCTCATGAACAACCTCGACCCCGCCGTGGCGGAGCGGCCGGAGGACCTCATCGTCTATGGGGGCGGCGGGAAGGCGGCGCGGAACTGGGAGTGCTACGAGCGGATCGTTGCCACGTTGCGGCGGTTGAACAACGACGAGACGCTGCTGGTGCAAAGCGGCAAGCCGGTCGGCGTCTTCCGCACCCATGAGGAGGCGCCGAGGGTGCTGATTGCCAACGCGCACCTGGTGCCCCGCTGGGCCACCTGGGACGAGTTCCGCCGGCTCGAGGCGCTGGGCCTCACGATGTACGGCCAGATGACGGCGGGCTCCTGGATCTACATCGGGACCCAGGGGATCCTGCAGGGCACCTACGAGACCTTCGCCGAATGCGCGCGGCAGCACTTCGGCGGCAGCCTCGAAGGCCGGCTGGTGGTGACCGGCGGACTCGGCGGCATGGGTGGCGCCCAGCCCCTCGCGGCCACCATGAACGGGGCGGCCTTCCTCGGGGTCGACGTGGACGAGAGCCGGATCCGCCGACGGGTGGAGACCCGGTACTGCGACCGGCTGGAGCACGACCTCGATTCGGCGCTTCGGCTGGTGAACGAGGCACGGGCGCAGCGGCGCGCGCTCTCGGTGGGATTGGTGGGAAACATCGCGGAGGTGCTGCCCGAGCTGGTCCGCCGTGGCGTGACCCCCGACGTGCTCACCGACCAGACTTCGGCGCACGATCTCCGGGTGGGATACATCCCGACCGCCCTCTCGCTGGAAGCGGCGGCCGCGCTCCGTGACCGGGAGCCCGAGGTGTACGAGGCCCGCGCGCTGGACTCCATGGTCGTCCACGTGCGCGCCATGCTGGACCTGATGGCGCGGGGCGCGGTGACGTTCGATTATGGCAACAACCTCCGGGGCCAGGTGGCCGATCGGCGAGGTATGCCGGAGGCGTTCACCATTCCCGGCTTTGTCCCCGCATTCATTCGGCCGCTGTTCTGCCGTGGCGCGGGGCCGTTCCGCTGGGCCGCCCTCTCGGGCGATCCGGACGACATCGCCCAGACTGACCGTGCCGTGCTGGAGACCTTTCCGGCCAAGGAGCCGCTCGCCCGCTGGATCCGGCAGGCACAGGAGCGGGTCCAATTCCAGGGGCTCCCGGCCCGCATCTGCTGGCTGGAGTATGGAGAGCGGGCAGAGATGGGACGCCGATTCAACTGGCTGGTGAAGCGGGGCAAGGTGCGCGCGCCGCTGGTGATCGGCCGGGACCACCTGGACACCGGTTCAGTGGCCTCGCCCAACCGGGAAACCGAGGGGATGAAGGACGGGTCCGACGCGATCGCCGACTGGCCGCTGCTGAATGCCCTGCTCAACACCGCCTGCGGCGCCAGCTGGGTCTCGCTGCATCACGGCGGCGGCGTGGGCATCGGCTACTCCATCCATGCAGGCATGGTGGTGGTGGCGGACGGGACCGAGATGGCCGATCGTCGGCTGGACCGGGTGCTGACCGCGGATCCGGGCACCGGGGTCATGCGCCACGCGGATGCCGGGTACGAGCTCGCCATCGAGACGGCGGTGGAGCGCGGGATCGATCTGCCGATGGTGCGGGAAGGACGGGAAGGGCGGTAA